The Mycolicibacterium mucogenicum DSM 44124 genomic sequence GGCATCGGAGGCCAGGAAGGCGACGGCATGGCTGATGTCTTCTGGTTCGAGCAACCCGACCGGCATGGGGTTCTGCAAGTGTGGTCCGCCGTCGGGATAGTTCTCCAGGAACGCCGTCATGGCGGGATTGACCGCCATCATGGTGTTGACGGCCGTCGGGTGCACGGTGTTCACCCGGATGCTCTGTGGGGCAAGCGCATTGGCCAACGTCCGCATGAGACCGACGATGCCGTGCTTGGATGCCGCGTAGCCCAGACCGCCGGCCTGCGCACCGCCGAAGCCCTTCAACCCGGCAGTGGAGCTGGTGAAGATGATGGACCCGCCGCGCCCGCCGGCGAGGATGTGGGGGATCGCCGACTTGGCGGTGTGCAGGGCGCCCGTCAGATTGACGTCGATGACGTCGGTCCACATCTCGAGTTCTTCTTCGATGGTCAGTTCACGGAACGCCATCGTGGCGATACCGGCGTTCGCGCAGACGATGTCGAGGCGGCCGAACTGCTCGACACCGGCGTCCAGCGCCGACTTGAGTGCTGTGAAATCACGGACGTCGGCGACGGCGGCGACGATCTTGCCGCCGACGGACTCGACCAGTTCGACGGTTTCGTCGAGTTCGGCACGGCTGGCCATGGGGTAGCCGTTCGATGCGATGTCCGCGCAGATGTCCACGGCGATGATGCCCGCACCTTCTCTCGCGAGATGCACTGCGTGGCTGCGACCTTGCCCACGGGCCGCGCCGGTGATGAAGGCGACCTTCCCGTCCAACGATCCCATCTGAACTCCTTGCCGTGTAATCAAAGTTGGGTGTAAACCGTCTTGGTCTTCAGGAAGCTCTCGATCCCGTCGCGTCCCCATTCATGGCCCCAACCGGACTGCTTGTAGCCGCCGAAGGGCATCGAGTGGTCGAACACCATCTGGCAGTTCAGCGTCACGGTGCCGGCGTCGAGACGTTTGGCGAGTCGGTGCGCGCGGCCGATGTCCTTGGTCCAGGCGGTCGCGGCCAGCCCGTATTCGGAATTGTTGGCCAGGGCCACGACTTCGTTGTCGTCATCGAACGGCAGGATCGCGACCACCGGCCCGAAGATCTCCTGCTGGTAGAGCCGTGCGGTGGGGGCGACATCGGTGAGAACCGTTGGGTGCACGAAGAATCCACTGCGCTCCAGCCGGTCGCCCCCGGTGACCACCTCGACCCCGTCCCTGCGGCCCCCTTCGATGAAGCCCAGCACCTGGTGAAGTTGTTTGGCGCTGATGATCGGGCCGATCAGGACCCCGTCCTCTGTCGGGGCGCCGAGCTTCACCGAGTTCGCGATGTTGGCGACGCCCTCCACCACCTTGTCGTACACGCTGCGCTGGGCGAAGATTCGTGATCCGCTGATGCAGCCCTGCCCGGAATGGATGAAGATGCCCATCGCCGCCATCGTGATGGCGGTATCCAGGTCGGCGTCGTCATAGATCAAAACCGGTGACTTGCCGCCCAATTCGAGCGCGACCCGCTTGAGGTTGCCGCTGCCGGCAGCCTGCACGATCTGCTTGCCGACTTCGGTGGAGCCGGTGAAGGCCACCTTGTCGACACCGGGATGCGCGGTGATCGCCGCACCGACCGTGTGGCCGTATCCGGTGACGAGGTTGACGACGCCGTCCGGCACGCCGGCCTCGGCCAGGATTCGCTCCAGTATCAGGGCCGAAAGCGGGGTTTCTTCAGCAGGTTTGACGATGCAGCTGCAACCCGCGGCCAGCGCGGGCGCGAGTTTGGTGCACGCGTTGAACACCGGCCCGTTCCACGGGAAGATCAGTCCGACGACGCCGTAGGGCTCCTTGAGCGTGTAGGCGTGCATCGTGGTGAACGCGCCGGTGATGCCGCCGGTCTGCTGCACGTCGTGGGCGATGCCGTTGACCTTGGTGCACCAGCCTGCGTAGTAACGGAACGATTCGGCGCACGTCGACATGATCGTGAACGCCTGGAAATAAGGCATTCCGGTGTTCAGGGAATCGATCTGGGCCAGTTCGTCGGCGTGCTGGTCGATCAGATCGGCCACCCGCCACAGCACTTTGGCCCGTTCGCTGCCGGGCAGCCCGCTCCACACCCCGGACGTGAAACTCTCGCGCGCACGGGTCACGGCGGCGTCGACGGCCTCGACGCCGCCGTCCCGGAATTCGGCGATCACCTCCTCGGTGGCGGGGTTGATGATCGCGATGGTGTCTCCGTTGCCCGGCCGATTCGCGATGTCGTCCAGGACCGACTGCACCGTCACTGCCGCACCTCGGTGAACTCGATGTGCAACTCGGTGAGGCCGCGCAGCAGGAACGTCGGCTCGTAGCCGTAGGTGCGGTGGCCCGGGGCGCCGTGCTTGGCCTCGCTGATCCGGATGTCGCGCGTCCGGTCCAGCAGGCGGTTGATGGTGACGCGACCCTCGACCCGGGCCAGGGGAGCACCGGCGCAGGTGTGGATGCCACGGCCGAAGGCGATGTGCTCGCGCACGTTCTTGCGGTCGAGGCGGAACTCATTGGGGTTCTCGAACTTTCGGGGATCCCGGTTTGCCGCCCCGAGACACAGCATCAGCACGGTGCCGGCCTTGATCGGCACGCCGCCCAGGGTGGTGGACTTGCGGCAGAGGCGGAAGTCCACCTTGGTGGGGCTCTCGATGCGTAGTGCTTCCTCGATGAAAGGGGAGATCAGGTCGCGGTTCTCCCGGAGGTGGTGTTGGAGCTCGGGCCGGTCGCCGAGCACCTTGACCGCGGAGCTGAGCAGCTTCGTGACGGTCTCCTGTCCGGCGGCGAACAGGAACGTCGCCGGGCGCACCACCTCCAGCAGCGGCGGGACGGAGCCGTCGGGATAGGTGGCGGTGGCCAGCCCGGTCAGCACATCCTCGCGGGGGCTCTCGCGCCGGTCGGCGATGTACCCACTGAACAGATCGTCAAGGTACTGAAGGGGATTGGAACCGACGGGTTCGTGGTCCAGCGCGCCGACCCGCGAGCCCGGCGCGTTGCCGGCCCCGAGGTTGCGCCGGATCTCGGGGCGGTCTTCCTCGGGCACGCCGAGCAGATCCGCGATCGCCAGCGTTGCGAACGGCTTGCCGTACTCACCGAGGAACTCGCACTGGCCGTTGGCGATGAACTCGTCGAACTGCCGGTCGGCGAGGCTCCAAATGTAGTCCGAGTTCTCCTGCAGGCGGCGCGGTGTCAACAACCGGCTCAGCAGGGATCGAGCGTTCTCGTGCTCGGGTGGGTCCATCACCACCATGTGCTCGAAAATTGGGAACTCGTGCCGGTGCGCCTCGATGAGCTCGCTGATGTCGTCGCCGTCCGGGGTGAACGGGAGCGGCGGGAACGGGCCGCCGATGGCGTTGACGGCCGAGAACGAATCGACGTCCTTGAACGCCGCCTGGACTTCCTGGTACCCCGTCACCGCGACCACGCCGTAGTGCGGTTCGCACACGACGGGCCCCTGCTGGCGCAGATGGTCCCAGTACGCGTACGGGTCCTGGGCGATTTCCGGGTTCGTGAAGTAGTCGACATCGGCGATGGCGGTCACGGTGGACTTGGGCTGCATGACAGCAACTCCTGATCGATCGATCAAAATGTTAGACTGCCGTATGCCTATCACGCGCCGCGACGGCCGGTCAAGCATTTCGGGGCGGACTCGTCGATGACTCAGGGGCGCAAATCGAAGGCCGATGACGGCGGTGCCCGGCAGCGTCTGATCGAGGCGACGGTGCAGATCATGCACGACGAGGGGTACGCCGCGGCGACCTCACGGCGGGTCGCCGCCCTGGCCGGCGTCAAGCAGGCGCTGGTCTATTACTACTTTCCGACGATGGACGACCTGTTCGTCGAGGCCTTGCGCGCCGGTGGCGAAGTGGCGCTGGAACGGCTCCGTGAGGTGCTGCTCGACGAGGACCCGCTGCGGGCGTTGTGGCGCATCAACAGCGACCCGCGGCAGACCGTTCTCAGTACGGAATTCATGGCATTGGCCAACCACCGCAAGGCAGTTGGCGCCGAATTGAAGGCGTACTCGGAGCGGGTGCGCGATATCGAAACCGCGGCGGTGACCTTGGTCCTGCGGGCCGGCGGTGTGGATCTGAACGCGTACCCGCCGGTGGTGATCTCCATGATCGTCGCCCAGATCGCGCGCAGTGTCGGCAACGAGGCCGCGGTCGGTGTCACGCGCGGCCACGAGGAGCTGCGCGACTTCATCGACCGGCAGATCGAGCTGCTCGCGAAGTCCGCCGAAGTCGTGCGCGACTGATTTCGGTCGAGTGGGCCGGTGCGCCCATCCTCTCGGGGGCTTCGGCGGCGGTCGCCGGCGTCTTCCCAACTCGTCATTGACAGCGCGGTGCGTCCGTGCCATGGTTCCTGATCGATCGACAAAATTCTGAGTCGATGAGCCGAACCGCCAGTTCTGCGGCGGCGGCGACAATCAGACAGCGAGGTGGACTCATGGCGGGACGGGTAGAGGGCAAGGTCGCATTCATCACCGGAGCGGCCCGCGGCCAGGGGCGTAGTCACGCTGTGCGGCTCGCCGAAGAAGGCGCCGACATCATCGCCATCGACATCTGCGGCCCGGTCAGCAGCAACCCGCAGATCGCCCCGGCTACCCGCGACGACCTCGCCGAGACGGCGGACCTGGTCAAGCAGCTGAACCGGCGCATCGTCACGGCCGAGGTCGACGTGCGCGACTACGCCGCGGTGAAGGCCGCCGTGGACAACGGCGTCGAACAGCTCGGCCGGCTGGACATCATCTGCGCCAACGCCGGCATCGGCAACGGTGGTCAGACGCTGGACCACACCAGCGAGGAAGACTGGACCGACATGATCGACGTCAACCTCTCCGGCGTCTGGAAGTCGGTGAAAGCCGCAGTGCCGCATCTCATCTCGCAGGGCCAGGGTGGTTCGATCATTCTGACCAGCTCGGTGGGCGGCCTGAAGCCGTATCCGCACACGGGCCACTACATCGCGGCCAAGCACGGCGTGGTCGGGCTGATGCGGACCTTCGCCGTGGAACTGGGGCACCACTCGATCCGGGTGAACTCGGTGCACCCGACGAACGTGAACACCCCGCTGTTCATGAACGAGGGCACGATGAAGCTGTTCCGGCCCGACCTGGAGAACCCGGGCCCCGACGACATGAAGGTCGTCGCGCAGATGATGCACGTGCTCCCGGTGGGCTGGGTTGAACCGGTCGACATCAGCAATGCCGTGCTTTTCCTGGCGTCGGACGAATCCCGCTATGTAACAGGTCTTCCCATGACCGTCGACGCCGGAAGCATGCTCAAGTAACCCCCTTTCGCTACAACAGAATCGCCCACAACCGAATAGGCATCAACCCAACGGCAACGGAGCCAAAGCCCATGGCCAATAACAGTTCTCGTGTCAACCCCCTGTTCGTCGCAGCCGCACCCGATGTGTCTGCCCACCACTCACCTCGGCAAGCTGCGAAGGTCGGCGGGTACGGTGGCCTGGCGGTCGCGGCCTGGCTGGTCACCGCGGTGGCGACCGGACATGGCGTGGCCGTGGCGGATACCGCCGGCGGATCGGCGAATTCGTCCACGTCGAGTTCCTCGAGCTCATCGGGTGGGTCGACGTCCTCGAGCTCGCCTGGCGGGACACCGGGTACCGCCGGCGGCACGGCGTCGGGGACGACGGGAACCACTGGCGCCACCGGCGCTGCGGGGACCGCAGGAACAACCGGTTCGTCATCCGCATCCGGGACATCCGCGACACCGGGATCGACCACATCGAGTACCGAGGTGAGCTCGGGCGTGGTCGTCAGCAACACTGGCGGTGCCCATACCGGCACCTCGTCGACGACCCCGAAGGACGGCACCGACGAAAGTGTCAGGGGGAGCGGGAAACCCGGAGCGGCCAAGCCCAGCGCAAGCGGCAAGTCCGCATCGAAGTCGAGTGCGGGCACCAAGCCCTCGCTCAAGCCATCGCGCGTCGAGGCCACCAGCGCCGCCTCGAAACCCGCCGCCCAGACGGCGGTGAGCGCCGCCGCCGTCAGCCCGAACGTCAGCGCCAAGACTGCTACGGTGACCGCGGCGGCTGCGGCCCCCACGACGCAGACGACGTCCACCGCCGCGACGACGGCCGCTTCGGCCACCGCCGCGGTACCGGCCGTCGTGGCCGCTCAAGTAGCTTCTCCGGCAACAGGTTTGGTGGGCTTCCTCAACGGTGTCGTGACCAACCTGCTCAATCCGTTCCTCAAGCCGGTGCCTCACACGCCCGAGCCGTTCGGTCCCGCGGTGTGGGCGGTGCTGGCCTGGGTGCGGCGCAACGTGTTCAACCAGGCTCCGACCATCGCGTACAACCCGACCACCACGGTCCAGACCGGGCAGACCGTCACCGGCAATCTCGGCGCCACGGACCCAGAGGGTGACGCCCTGACCTACAAGGTCACGCAGGGACCGAAGTACGGCACCCTGACCATCGACCAGGCCACCGGCAACTTCACCTACACCCCGAACGACATCAATTACACGGCGGTGCAGACCGATTCGTTCTCGGTGTCGGTGACCGACGGAAAGTTCAACCTGCTGAAGCTGTTCAGTCCCCACAGCGCGAAGGCGGGTATCGACGTGTCGGTGCTCAACCCCGAGGTCGAGCGGGTGATCCTGAACCTGCCCAACACCATTGCCAGCCCGGCCAATCCGCGGTACTCGGCAGACGGCAAGTCCATCTTCTTCGCCGGCCAGCCGACTTCCGGGGGCCGCTCGGAGATCTACCAGATCAAGACCGACGGGACCGCGCTGCAATGTGTCACCTGCGGCGTCAGCGTCGGTGAGACCGGCAATCTGGCCAAACCCGTTCCCGTCGACGATGGTTCGGGCCGGGTGCTGGTGCTGGTGAACGTCGCCGGGCAGACGCCGCGGTACTCCATGCTGGAAACCGGAATCAACGGGACCGAGCTGGTGTCGATCACCACGCCGGCCGGCGGTGGATACGCCATCGACCCGCAACGCGAGATGCGGGTGTCGCCCGACGGCACCCACGTGCTGTACACCCGAATCGTGATCGGGCCCAACAATCTTCTGCAGGCCCTGCCGATCGTCGGCACGCTGACGCGCACCGATACCGGCTACACGGTCACCGATGCCCGCGTCGTGTATCCCACCGGTGAAGGCAAACAGTGGACCCCGGATGGCAAGGGTGTGGTGATCCTCGGCGGCCAGTACGACGCCGGCAATGTGGACGACATCGAGGTCGACCTCGCCACCGGCAAGGTGACCAGGGTGACGGCCAACCTCGACTACGACGAGGACATGGACTACTCGCCGAATATGCAGTGGATCGCCATCGGCAGCACGCGCGGGCTGAATGCGCTGACACCGATGACGCGGATCATCCGGCAGAACTTCCTGCCGGTGTACGTCGGCGCACCCGTGTACCTGGAGTGGGCCGACCCGATCAACGTCTCCAACCAGGAATGGATCGTCGCCGTCGGCGATGAGCTGAACCGGGAGAACGGTATTCCGCTGTTCGACACCGGCGACGGATACACCGCCCGAAGCATGCCGAGCTGGAATCCCGATGGCACCGCCGTCACGTTCTGGGAGTCCAGCGTCACCGATCCGACGGTGTCCCGACTGGTCATCGCGAATCTGAAGTACACCACCAGCGTCGGGCCGGTGGCGGCGGACCGTTCGACCCCGAGCTCCGATTCGTGGGCCCCGGCCCTCGGCAGCTATGTCGCCGCCACGACACCGCTGCCGGCCACCGGAACCTATGCGGGCGTCGGTGGTGGCACCGCGGTGGTGACCGAGGCGCCGGACGCGAACGATGCCACGCGCACCGTCCGCACGGTCACGTACATCAATTACGTGAACGAACTGGGGGAGATTCTCAACGGCACCGAATCGGCCGACTACAACGCGAGCCAGACGACGGTCCACTACCTGGCCGATATCACCGTCACCGGAGCCCACACCGGCTATCTGACGGCGGACGCGAACATCAACGCGTTCCAGCAGTCGCTGACCGGCACCATCACCTCCAGTGTCGACGGTGACGTGCAGTCACTGCCGGACCCGGATGCGGCGCATCAGGCACAGCAGGACGCCTAGCCGCGTTCTGGACACGGAATGGACCGCATGATCGAAATCGACATCGAATTACCCAGCGGTGCACTGCTTCTCGGTGGAGACCGGGTCACAGGCTCCTCCGGCGGGACGCACCATCACGTCTATCCCGGCACCGGTCGCGTGAACGCCGTCGTCGAGATGGCCGGTGCCGCGGAAGTCGACAGGGCGGTGGAGACGGCGACGCGGGCTCAGCGGAGGTGGATGTCGTACCCGCCCGACCGCCGCCGCGACATGTTGTTCGACCTGGCCGATCTCCTGGGCGAGCACCACGCCGAGTTCGCCAGCATCAACACCCACGATTACGGCGTACCGACGTCGTTGGCCGCAACGTCGGTGCTGACCGAGCGGTTCTTCCGGTTCTACGCCGGGTACGCCGACAAAGCCGATGGCGCGAGCACTCCCGTGACGGGCGGCTTCGATCTCAACCTGGTGGAGCACGATCCGTACGGTGTCGTGGGCGTCATCGCGCCATGGAACGGTGCCCTCGTGGTGATCGGGATGGCGGTCGCGCCCGCCCTGGCGGCGGGCAACGCCGTCGTCGTGAAGCCGTCGGAACTCGCGCCGCTGGCGGCACTTCGGTTCGGCGAGCTGTGCCTCGAAGCCGGTTTACCTGCCGGGCTCGTCAATGTGCTGCCCGCGGGCGCGGACGGCGGCGAAGCGCTCGTGCGGCACCCTGGAGTGGGCAAGGTTCATTTCACTGGAGGCACGGCCACTGCCCGCAGAGTGCTGACCGCTGCCGCGGAGAACATCACGCCGGTGGTCGCCGAACTCGGCGGCACCGCTGCCGCCGTCATCTTCGACGATGCCGATCTGGATGCCGCCGCGAATCTGTCCGCGCATCAGGGGCCGATCATGCAGGCCGGCCAGAGTTGCGCCTGCAGCAGTCGAATCCTGGTTCACGACAACGTCTATGACGCCTTCCTGGACAAGTTCCTCGCCGCCGTCGAGCGGGCGCCGATCGGCGACCCGCTGCGCTCCGACGTGCTCTTCGGCCCGGTGATCAACCAGGCCGCCGTCGAGCGCATCCTGGCGAGCATCGAGTCGGCGGTCACCGCAGGGTCCGGCGACCTCGTGCTGGGTGGCAAGCGGATCGGCGGCGAGCTGGCGTCGGGGTTCTACGTCGAGCCGACGGTGTTCGCGGACGTCGACAACCGCTCACCACTGGCCCAGCAGGAGACGTTCGGGCCCGTCGTGTCAGTGCTGCGGTTCCGCGACGACACCGAGGCGGTGGACCTGGCCAACGACACCCGGTACGGGCTCAACGCTTTCGTCCACACCACGAGTCTGCACCGCGCCCATACCGTGTCACGGCAGCTTCAGGCCGGGTCAGTCTGGGTGAACAGCCGAAGTGACATTCAACCGCAAAGCCCCTACGGCGGTTACAAACACAGTGGCATCGGCCGGTCCGGCGGAATCGAAGGCCTCCGAGAGTTCCGGCAGACCAAGAACATCCGGATCAAGGTGTCCTGAACCGTAGGTCAGGCCTCCAGCCGGGCGCGCACGCTCGCGAGGCGTTCCCGCAACTCGGCTTCGCTGATGACGCCGCGGCTGACGAGCGAGTGGGCGAGCGAGACCAGCTGACTCTCGGGGTACGGCAGGCCCGCATACACCGTGGCGGAGAGGGCGTCCTCCTCGTCGCGGCGCTCCTTGAAGCTGAGCACCTCGGCATCGCAGGCCGAATGGTCCAGTGCGTCGCACAGGCCGTCGAGGCTGGTTTTCCATGGGGGCACGGGGTTTTCGACGCCCCACTTGGCGGCCATGCGCGACCACACCTGGTCGCGCGTCACGATGTCCCGCAGCGGGGCGATGTCGCTCATCCGGCTGTCCCCGGGTGCATGGCCGGCCGCCTCGTCACGATCGCGTTGGTGGTGACACCCGGCTTCGGCAGCGCCACGCCGATCAGGCAGTCCCGCGTGATGATCTCGGCCAGTTGATCTTCGGTCCACCCGTCGGTGCCGTCGGGGCGCATCGGCATCACCATGAAGCGGTGCTTCTGGTTGGAGTCCTCGACCCGGACCTCGATGTCGTCGGGCAGGTAGAGCCCGAACTCGGCCAGCACCTGGCGCGGCCAACGCACCAGGCGCCGCCGGTAATTGGGTGTGCGGTACCACTCGGGTGAGTTCCCCAGGATCGGCCGGGGATAGCACGAGCACAGCGCGCAGACGATGACGTGATGCACCGTCGGCGTATCGGCGAGGATCTGGAACGCCACGAAATCGCTTGGCGTGCCGAAGCCGGTCGGCTCCAGCCAGTCGACGCCGACGGCCTTGCTGGCGGCCAGTGAATCGTTGACGGCGAGTTCGGCGAACTCGGGATCGAGCCACGCGCGGGCGACGAGCCGGGCCGCCGGGGTGGGGCCGATCTGCTCGGCGAACTCGGTGAACCGCCGATGCTCCTCGGCGGTGAAAATGCCCTTCTCGATACACAATTCGCGCAGTGCGATCTCGAGGACCTCGAAGTCGGTGATCTCGTCGACCATGGGTTTCACGGTGCGCGCGTGATCGTGGTCATGATCATGGTGGTGATCGGAGCCTGGATCAGACATGCAAATCCTTTCTGGCAAGGGTGAATTCGAGCTAGGTGGCCGCTTCCAGCCAGCGTTCGGGGATTTCGGTGCGCAGGGTGTCCTGCTTGGTACCGGTGTAGTCGTGCCACAGCTCGGACTGGTTGAACTCGACGACGTAGAACCACTCGGGCGGCGCTTCGGGGATGTCCCAGGTCTCGTCCTCCGGTGCCGGGCTCTCGTAGGCCAGCACGGCGATCTTGCCGGTCGCGCCGCGCACGTACTCCGGGGTGCGGGTGTAGAAGATCACCGGCAACTCGCGCACCCGCACGGCGTCACCGACCTTGAACTTCGGTGTCCCGGCCTTGCCGGCGTAAATCTGCGGATCCCCGATGCCCACGGCCTCGATGTGGTGCTTGTTGCGCTTGACGTTCGCGCCGTCGCCCTCGGATCTGGGCGTGGCTTCGAGGGTCTTGCCGTCGAGTCCGCCCTCGTAGCGCGCCTTGACCTCGGCCATCCGCTCCATGAGTTCGCCGAGGCTGATGTGGTGCTTCTCGATCAGGACCCGGGCGACCGACAGCAGCCAGCGGCCGTAATAGGGGAGACCGAGGTATTCCGCGCGGCCGACGTCGACGTTGCCGATGCGGCGCCGCTCCTCCGACAGCCAGATGCCGCGCCAGGCCAGCACCTCGCAGATGACGTACGTCATGTGTTCCCACAGCTCGTACTGCTTGTTGACGTACTCCATGGGCGCATCGGGCTCACCACCGACATCGTGGACAGGCTTGAGGTACGCCTGGATGCGGGCAGGGTCCAGCATGTCGGGGTAGGGAGCGTCGGGCAGCTCCGGATAGGACGATTTCAGGCGGGACACCAAGCCCAGTTGGGCTGCGCGCTCGGCCGCTGTGCTCATGACAGCTCCTCGGGTTGTGCAGACGCCACAAACTGACGCGAGGGCCGGTCCGGCATCCAACACGTACTGAGGAACGAACGCACCCCCGCGTCCTGGCTCACATGACTACGTAAGCGACCATATCCCCGCGTCGGCGCCTCCGTGCCGCTTTGTGCGATTCAGTTGAAGCCGTTGACCCTCAACCGTTTTGCGGCCAGGGCTCGATCACCCCCGCCGCCCGGCTCGTTCCGCGAAAGCGTCCAGCGCGGCAAGTACTTCGGGAGAACGCCACACTCGGTTTCGACGCCCATTGGTTGCCTCGGCAAGGAGGCCCGCATCGGTGAGCGGGTTCAGGTATCGGTGCGCGTTGGTGGACTCGATGCCCAATTCTTGGGCCACCAGTGCTGCGTTGATGACCGGACGGCGAGTCAACAGGTCGGCAACCTTCCAGATCGCCGAGTCGGACCGGGCGTTGATCACGCTGTTCCAGGACTCGCGAATGGCGCGCAGTTCGGCGACGAGTTGTCGCCCGTTGGCGATTGCCAGGATCGCAGCGTGTGAGAAACGCTCGACTATGGGCGCGGCGTCGCCATCTCGATAACTCGTCAGCGCGGCGAAATACGCGTCGGTGTCGGCCAACAGCCCGGCTGAAACCGGCACCGTGACCTGGCGCGTGAGACCTTTGTTGCGCAGCATCGCTTGTACCAAGGCGCGGCCAGTACGACCGTTGCCGTCCGTGAATGGGTGAATGGTCTCGAACTGCGCGTGGCTTACCGCGATCTGCGGCAGCGCGGGAAGATCGTCGCGTTGGGCGAAGGCGATCAGATCGTCAATCGCCCCTGGAACCAATTCATCGCGTGGGCCGACAAATGTTGCGCCGATCGGAGTGGACCCGCCACCGATCCACACCGGCTCAGCGCGGAAATCGCCTGGCGTATGGCGCGGATCGTTGACCATCAATGCGCGGTGCATTGCGCGGATCGCCTCGGCGTTGATCGCATGCGACAGGGCGACCGCTGCCTGCATCGCGGCGGTGTTGGCAACGATCAGCTCCGCGTTTTGTTTCGCTTTGCCACCGGGCAGCTCGGCCTCACCTATTGCGCGCGCGGATGCGGTCAAGTTTTCGATCTGTGAGCTCGCAGCCGACTCCGACCGCAGCAGGACCGAAGCGAACGGCGCGATCTCGCCGCCCAATTCGGCATCGAACCGCGTCATCTCGCGGCTGGCGGACTCGGCGTCGGCCAGCACCGACGGCGATAAGTCGAGGGCCAGGTCCGCGATAGTGGTCGGTACGGCGGGGTGATAGGTGCCGTACCGCGGCCGCGCTGCACCCGCGTACGTAATGCTCTGCGGCTCCCAGCGAATGTCTTCGTAGCCGATGGGACGAAGTGAAGTCATAGCTGAAGTTTAACTTCATTTAATCCCATAAGTGAGGTTAATGAATGGAGTCAACTTCACTTACCGCGTGTCCTGTGCTGACTTCGGGCGGTCGCCATATGAAACCCGGGTCCGCTCCCGGCGCCCAGCATCTTCATAACAAGATCTGAGCTGGTTCATTGCTGGGCCGGTCACTGTGGGCTCATGTCCACTACGTCTCGTACCCGGCGCTACGGCGTCGTCACCCTCGCCGGATTCGCCGCGCTGTCCCTGGCGGCCTGCGGATCCTCGAGCACACCGTCGGCCGGCTCGACCACCGCCGGCAGCTCGTCGCCGTCGTCCGCCGCCCCCGCACCCGAAGGTCCGGGTGGCAAAGACCGGCTGTCCGGGCTGGTCAACTCGGTGTCGGGCAGCACCGTGTCGATCACCGGAAAGGACGGGCCGGGCACCGTGGACATCACGTCCTCGACC encodes the following:
- a CDS encoding aldehyde dehydrogenase family protein, producing MIEIDIELPSGALLLGGDRVTGSSGGTHHHVYPGTGRVNAVVEMAGAAEVDRAVETATRAQRRWMSYPPDRRRDMLFDLADLLGEHHAEFASINTHDYGVPTSLAATSVLTERFFRFYAGYADKADGASTPVTGGFDLNLVEHDPYGVVGVIAPWNGALVVIGMAVAPALAAGNAVVVKPSELAPLAALRFGELCLEAGLPAGLVNVLPAGADGGEALVRHPGVGKVHFTGGTATARRVLTAAAENITPVVAELGGTAAAVIFDDADLDAAANLSAHQGPIMQAGQSCACSSRILVHDNVYDAFLDKFLAAVERAPIGDPLRSDVLFGPVINQAAVERILASIESAVTAGSGDLVLGGKRIGGELASGFYVEPTVFADVDNRSPLAQQETFGPVVSVLRFRDDTEAVDLANDTRYGLNAFVHTTSLHRAHTVSRQLQAGSVWVNSRSDIQPQSPYGGYKHSGIGRSGGIEGLREFRQTKNIRIKVS
- a CDS encoding thiocyanate hydrolase subunit beta, producing MSDIAPLRDIVTRDQVWSRMAAKWGVENPVPPWKTSLDGLCDALDHSACDAEVLSFKERRDEEDALSATVYAGLPYPESQLVSLAHSLVSRGVISEAELRERLASVRARLEA
- the scnC gene encoding thiocyanate hydrolase subunit gamma, with translation MSDPGSDHHHDHDHDHARTVKPMVDEITDFEVLEIALRELCIEKGIFTAEEHRRFTEFAEQIGPTPAARLVARAWLDPEFAELAVNDSLAASKAVGVDWLEPTGFGTPSDFVAFQILADTPTVHHVIVCALCSCYPRPILGNSPEWYRTPNYRRRLVRWPRQVLAEFGLYLPDDIEVRVEDSNQKHRFMVMPMRPDGTDGWTEDQLAEIITRDCLIGVALPKPGVTTNAIVTRRPAMHPGTAG
- a CDS encoding SH3-like domain-containing protein is translated as MSTAAERAAQLGLVSRLKSSYPELPDAPYPDMLDPARIQAYLKPVHDVGGEPDAPMEYVNKQYELWEHMTYVICEVLAWRGIWLSEERRRIGNVDVGRAEYLGLPYYGRWLLSVARVLIEKHHISLGELMERMAEVKARYEGGLDGKTLEATPRSEGDGANVKRNKHHIEAVGIGDPQIYAGKAGTPKFKVGDAVRVRELPVIFYTRTPEYVRGATGKIAVLAYESPAPEDETWDIPEAPPEWFYVVEFNQSELWHDYTGTKQDTLRTEIPERWLEAAT
- a CDS encoding Fic family protein, with amino-acid sequence MTSLRPIGYEDIRWEPQSITYAGAARPRYGTYHPAVPTTIADLALDLSPSVLADAESASREMTRFDAELGGEIAPFASVLLRSESAASSQIENLTASARAIGEAELPGGKAKQNAELIVANTAAMQAAVALSHAINAEAIRAMHRALMVNDPRHTPGDFRAEPVWIGGGSTPIGATFVGPRDELVPGAIDDLIAFAQRDDLPALPQIAVSHAQFETIHPFTDGNGRTGRALVQAMLRNKGLTRQVTVPVSAGLLADTDAYFAALTSYRDGDAAPIVERFSHAAILAIANGRQLVAELRAIRESWNSVINARSDSAIWKVADLLTRRPVINAALVAQELGIESTNAHRYLNPLTDAGLLAEATNGRRNRVWRSPEVLAALDAFAERAGRRG